The genome window ATGGATTTTAATGATTTATTATTAGAAATGTATAAATTATTAGAAAATAATAATTCCGTTTTACAATCAATGCAAAATCGTTTTAAGTATTTTTTAATTGATGAATTTCAAGATACAAACCCTATACAATTTAAATTAATAAAAATTTTATGTTCTCATACCAATAACTTATTTATAGTTGGAGATGATGACCAAAGTATTTATTCTTGGCGTGGAGCTGAGCCTTCTTTTATTCTTAATTTCGATAAAGAATATAAAAATGTTAAAGTATTCAAATTAGAAGAAAATTATCGAAGCTCTGATAAAATAATTGGAGCTGCAACAAGCGTTATAAAAAACAATTACAAAAGAGCCGATAAAACTATTTTTACTAATAAAATAAATGGCACAAAAATTAAGTTCAAATCATGTGAAGACCCCTATTCTGAAGCAAGATATATTGCTAATGAAATATATTCTGCAGTCCAAAATAATGAAGTTTTCTCTAATTTTTGTATTTTATATCGAACAAATGCGCAGAGCCGTTCTTTAGAAGATGAACTAAGAAGAAGAATGTTACCTTATATTATTTATGGCTCAGTTCGGTTTTATGAACGTGCAGAAATTAAAATATTATTGGCTTATTTAAAATTAATAATAAACTCTACTGACGAAGCATCTCTTCTAAAAATAATAAATACACCGCGTCGAGGTTTTGGAGAAAAAGCTGTTCAAAAATTAAAAGAACTATCACTTCAGAAAAATGAAAGTATGTTAAAAACGCTTACAGAAGTAGTTTATGGAACTTTAGAAAATGATTTATCTCGATCTTTATCTGGTGTAAAAGATTTCATAATGAATTATCAAAAATGGAAAAATAACATTTTAGAACATAACAAACCTTCAGTTACTTTAGCTCAAATTGTTTCTGATATTAATTTTGAAATTTATCTTAAATCTACTCATCCTGAAGATTTTGATGAACGCTGGCTAAACGTTATAGAATTAAAAAATGCTCTTATAGAATTTGAAAACACTGAAAATGAAGAACTGCTTGAAGAAAAAAATGGGTTAGAAAAATTAAGTCTTTTTATTGAACAAGCTATGCTTACTATTGAGCCAACAGTTTATAATGTGCAACAAGGCAGTGCAAATGCAATTACTCTAATGACAATTCATTCCGCTAAAGGACTTGAATACCAAAATATATTTTTAGCGGGTTTGGAAGAAGGAGTATTGCCACATCAAAATTCCTTGGATTCACCTGAAGCAATTGAAGAAGAGCGTCGTTTAATGTATGTAGCAGTCACTAGGGCTAAAAACAATTTAGTGATAACAAATTGCAAAAAAAATAGGTATAAAGATTTTTTACCTGCTCAAGAAAGCCGTTTTATTAGCGAAATACCAGAAAAATATATCGATATCCTAGATCATACTGGAAATATCAAAAAAGAATTTGGTAAAATATCAAGCACAAATAAATTTATTGATAAACCGAGAATATTTAAAGGTGATGAACTTTTAAATGAACAAAAAATTGAATCTGGAAATGAAGAACATATTTGGAGAAAAGGACAACGAGTCACTCATAAAGTATTTGGTGAGGGTATAATTAGAGAGATAGAAAAAAGTTCACAGGGATATAGATTGAAAATCAAATTTGAAAAAAATAATGTTGGTGAAAAAACCTTAATTCACACCTATGTTAATCCCATTTAATATAAAAGGTATTTAAATGAAATCAGAAATAAAAGTTTCACCCTCAATTGCTGCTGGAAATTTAATGCGTTTAGAAGAAGAAGTTAAACGACTTGAAGAAAGTGGTGCTGATAGCATCCATTTTGATGTTATGGATGGCCACTTTGTACCATTATTAACTATAGGTATACCATTTATTGAACAAATGCGTAAAATTACTAATATGAAATTAGACGTACATATTATGGTAACAAATCCAGATAGTGTTTTTCAAGATTATTTAAATGCTGGGGCTGATATTTTAACTTTTCACCAAGAATCTGCTATTCATCCTCACCGAATTTGTATGAAAATTAAGGAAACAGGTAAAAAAGCAGGCATCGCCTTAAATCCAGGAACAAATTGGAATACTATAGAATATCTCTTGCCTGTCTTAGATCAAATAACAATCATGTCTGTAAATCCAGGTTTTTCTAGACAAATGCATCTTCCATTGGTTCACAAAAAAATTTCTGCACTTGCAAAATATAAAAAAGATAACGATTTAAAGTATGATATTATGGTTGATGGAGGAGTTAATTCTGAAAATGTCTACCTTTTGAGACAACTAGGAACAGATATTGTTGTTGCTGGTGGGGCAGTTTTTAATTACGAGAATTATACTGAAGCAATTCTTAAAATTAAAAAAGCCTCAATAACAAAACTTTAAAGCAATTTAAATAGAGATGGAATTAAATAAAAAACATGTTACCTAAATTTTATGCTACAATTAAAAATGATTTAGAAATACTAGAATCTAAACTGATAGAATATCTTCTCACACCTAATAAACCTACCAATCAAGTCTTATCACACATTTTTTCTTCTGGTGGTAAAAGAATAAGACCAGCCATATTTTTATTGTGTTCTCAATTAATAGATTATGAAGGGGAATTTAAATTTCCAATAGCTTCAGTATGTGAATATATCCATACTGCAAGCCTTTTGCACGATGATGTCATTGATAATTCTTCCTTAAGAAGAAATAAACCGACAGTAAATTCCATTTGGGGCGATGAAACGGCTGTATTATCCGGAGATTTAATCTATTCTGCTGCATGTAGACTGATGGTCAAAACTAGATCTTTAGAATTAATTGATGATTTTGCTGAATGCATTCGTTTTATGAGTGAAAGCGAATTATTTCAATTAGAATTACTTTGGAAAAAAGATACTTCTTTATCTGATTATGAGCGAGTTGTTGCAGGAAAAACAGCTATATTATTTCAAGCGAGTGCAAAAACTCCTTGCTACTTAAAAAATACTTCCCAAGAGTTGGCAACACATTTTGCAAATTTTGGTAAATTTTTAGGATTTGCATTTCAAATTTTTGATGATTGTCTTGACTATGAAGGAAACGAAGAACTACTAGGTAAACCTGTAGTAACTGATTTATTAGAAGGAAAAGTTACTTTACCTTTAATATATTCTCTTCAATCTGAAAATAAAAATCTTGATATTATTGTTTCATCAGTTTTAGAAAATGGGAAAATATCTTCAGAAGAAAAATCAAAGTTACTTCTTCATGTAAAAGAATGTGGTGGTTTAGAAAAGTCTTTTAATTTAGCTGAACTCTATTCTCAAAAAGCAAGAGACGCTCTAAATGAAATAGCAAAATTATTAATACTTTCTGAAAAACAAAAATTAGCTTTAGATGCTTTAAATCAAATTACTTATTTTGTTTTAAATAGAAAGAATTAAAATGCTTACATATAAAATAAACAAAAAAACATTAAAAAACGGTCTGCAATTTTTTTATTGCCATACTCCAGACACTGTTAATTTTGAAATTTCAATGCATATTAATACTGGTGCTCGTGATGAAATAGAAGAAACAAATGGAGTTTCTCATTTTCTAGAACACATGATGTTTCGTGGCTCTAAAAAATATCCTAATTCACTTGAATTAGCTAAAGCAATGGAGTCTTTTGGTAGTGAAACAAATGCAATGACAGGCGTTGAACACACTTCTTATTGGATAAAGGGAGACTCAGAAAAAACTTTAGAAGCGATTGAATGTTTTTCTGACTTTTTCTTACACCCCAATTATGCTGATTTAGAAATAGAAAGATCAGTTATTTTACAAGAAATGGCTTCTGATTTTAATGAAGCCGGTGATAGTATTGATACAGAATCCTTATCAATGTCTACATTATTTGCAAATCATCCTTTAGGTAACCCTATTATTGGTAGTGAGCATATTGTTAAAAAAATCTCAGAAAAAGAGCTCTCAGCTAAAAGACGGGATTTTTACACCCCTGAAAGATGTGTTCTAACAATTTGTACCTCTAAATCTGAACAAGAAGTTACAAATTATGTTGAAAAATATTTCGGTCATATTTGGGAACATAATAATAATTCTAATCCAAATAGAATATTTGCAGATAACTTCATCCCTCAATTATCGCAATTAAAAAAACCGCAAAATGCTTTATGCTTACAAAATAATCCTGATAATCAATTTGCTATAAAAATTATTTTTCCAACATCTGGTGGATTAACAGAAGAAATTGTATTAATTACTTTTCTCCAAAGATTACTTGATGATGGTATTTGTACCAGGCTACCAGCAAATATAAGAGAAAAATATGGATTAGTTTATGATATTAGTTGTGATACACAATTTTTTAAAGAAATTGGAACTTTCAGTATTGATGCTACTGTTTCAGAAGATAAAATAAATGAACTACTTGAAAAGCTATCTGTTGAATTAAAAAACATAGTAACAGAAAAACCTTTAGAATCAGAAGTTAATCATATAAAGTTTCGTTATAATTTTGATTTAAAACAAATTAAAGAAACTCCTTTCCGTTTACTAAATAGAGAAGCTACCGCATATTTTATGGATTCAAACTTATCAGTTGATGATGAAATTAAAATAGTTCAATCTATAACTCCCGATTTAGTTTTAAAAATTGCGAAAAAAGTTTTTGGCTCTGCTAGAAGAGGTTTTGTTTTAATAGGTCCCAAAGCTAGAAAAAAACGAGATCAGGTAGAAAAACTATTAAGCGTATTTGATAATATTAAGGAAATTTAAATGAAACAGGTTCCTATTACTAGCATTGAAGAATATATTAAAGGTTCAGATAGAGATAAAAATAATTTCATAATAAATTTTGGAAAAGCAATACAAGAATTTGGCTTTGTTATTGTTGAAGACCATGAAATAGAAAATACTTTAATTGATAATTGTTACGAACAAGCTAAACAATTATTTGATTTATCATTACAAATAAAAAAGAATTATTCAGCTGCTGATGGACTTGGCCAAAGAGGTTATGTTTCTTTTGGCATAGAGCATGCAAAAAATAGCGATAAAGGTGATTTAAAAGAATTTTGGCATATAGGTAGGGAACATTTTGCAGATAGATCTCTTGAAAAAATATCTGCAAAAAATATATGGCCAACAAATGAGTTACCTCATTTTAAAAATTTATTTTTGGAACTTTATTCAAAACTTGATAATATGGCAATTATTCTACTATCAGCTATGTCCGAGTATCTTGGTCTTGAAAAAGACTCTTTACCAAAAATGGCAAAAGATGGAAATACTATTTTAAGAGCGTTACATTATCCACCTTTAAAAAGTAACGATTTTTTCTCTGGTGCTGTTAGGGCTGGTGAACATGAAGATATTAACTTAATGACTATTCTGTGCGAAGCTACAGAAGGTGGACTTGAAATATTAACTAGAGACGGAAAATGGTTAGAAATTCAAACTAAAAAAGGTCAAATGGTTGTTGATTCCGGTGACATGTTATCCCGTATAACAAATCAAATCATCCCATCTACGACTCATCGGGTTGTAAATCCCAAGTCAGCAAAAAATGTGTCTAGATATTCTATGCCATTTTTTATTCATCCTTCTGAAAATTGCGAGCTGAATGTCTTTAAAAATTGTTTATCTCCATCAAGAGCTGCCAAATTTCCTCCTATCTTAGCCAATGAATTTTTGTTACAAAGGTTAAAGGAAATTGGGTTAGGAAACAAAATTTAAAAAATAAAAGAGAGGTTGAACGTGAAAGAAGAGAACGTTCTAACTGTAGAAAATCTAGTAACTAGCTTTAACGTTTCCGGTCGTGAGGTTAATGCCGTTGATGATTGTTCTTTTCATGTCAAAAAAGGAAAAACATTAGGGATAGTTGGTGAATCTGGATGTGGAAAAAGCGTAACAAGTTTATCTATTATGCGTCTAATTCCTACTCCTCCAGGGAAAATAAAATCTGGTAAAATTCTTTTTGGCAATAAAAATATATTAGATTTACAAGAAAAAGAAATGCGCTCGATTCGTGGAAATAAAATATCTATGATATTTCAAGAACCCATGACAAGTCTAAACCCAGTATATACAATTGGAAATCAAATTGCAGAAGTCTTTCAAACTCATAAAAAAGTGAGCCAAAAAGAAGCGCAAAATTTATCGATTGAAATGCTGAAACAAGTTAGAATACCTTCACCCGAAAAAAGAATTCACGATTATCCTCATCAGTTATCAGGTGGTATGCGACAAAGAGTTATGATTGCAATAGCATTAGCTTGTAAACCAGCTTTATTAATAGCTGATGAACCAACAACAGCGTTAGACGTAACAATTCAAGCTCAAATTCTAGCTTTAATGAATAATTTACAGGAAGACAACGGAATGTCTACTATTTTAATAACGCATGATTTAGGAGTTGTCGCTGAAACCTGTGATGATGTTGTTGTAATGTATGCTGGAAAAATAGTTGAAAAGGCTTCTACAAAAGAAATATTTACAAATCCAAAGCACCCCTATACAATTGGATTATTAAATTCAATACCAAGGCTTGGAGAAAAAAAAGATCGCCTCAATACTATACCAGGTATTGTACCTTCACTAACAAAATTGCCAAAGGGTTGCAGATTTCAAGATAGATGTTCAATAGCTACAGAGGAATGTAAAATTTCGGAACCTTTGTTAAATGAAGTTGAAAAAAACAAGTTTGTTGCTTGTATTAAAGCATAAATTAAATTTAGCATTTAATGCCTATATAAAAAGGAAAGATTTATGACTGCAGACAATATTTTGCAGATAAAAAATTTAATTAAATATTTTCCTATTCATGGTGGATTATTTGGCAAAGAAATTGCAAAAGTTCATGCTGTCGATGATGTTTCCTTTTCATTAGGTAAAGGAAAAACATTAGGTTTAGTGGGAGAATCGGGATGTGGAAAAAGTACTTTAGGAAGAGCTATTTTAAGATTAATTGAACCCACATCTGGAACAATAATTTTTAATGGCAAAGATATTACACAACTCTCTCAAAAAGAACTTAGACATTTAAGAAAAGAATTTCAAATAGTTTTTCAAGATCCATTTGCAAGTTTAAATCCTAGAATGTCAATTCGTGAAATACTATCTGAACCGTTTGAAATACATAAATTATATACAAATAAAAATGAAAGAGAATTAAAAATAATTTCTCTTTTAAAAGAAGTAGGATTAAATCCTGAATTTATTGATAGATATCCGCATGAGTTTTCTGGTGGACAAAGACAAAGAATAGGAATTGCAAGAGCAATATCTTTGAATCCTAAAATTATAATTTGTGATGAACCCGTAAGTGCGCTTGATGTATCCATTCAAAGTCAAATATTAAATTTAATGATGGATCTTCGAGATAAATACCATCTTTCTTATATATTTATTGCACACGATTTGTCCGTTATTGAACATATTTCAGATGATGTTGCAGTAATGTATTTAGGTAAAATAGTTGAATATACATCTTCAGATAATTTATATAGTAAACCATTGCACCCATATACAAAAGCTTTAATATCTAGTATTCCAAAGCATGATATTGTTGAAAAAAGAAAACGCCAAGTCATTCAAGGTGACATACCAAGTCCAATTAATCCACCTTCAGGATGTCGTTTCCACACACGATGCCCATTTGCTAAAGAAATTTGTTCACAAAAAATACCAGAATTAAAAAATATGGGAACAGAAAATAGTCCCCATTTTGTATCTTGTCACTTTACAAAAGAATTATCTGATAAAACTATTTAATTTTTACATTTTCACAATAATTTTAAATTCAGGTTTTATATTATATTTTTTTGCAAAATTACCTTGATTAATAGCTATAGCAAAATTGCCCAAGCTATTTAAATAAGATACTTCTGATCCGACTTTAACATCACCAAAAGTATTGCCATAATGAATTTTTTTGCGATAGATAACCTTATCTTTTTTATCTAAAATTTCAACTTGAATTTGTTTTCCTACTTCTGCTCCAATTTGTTTTAAATTTTCAGGACTAATATTTGTCCATAAATTTCCGTAATCACCATCTAAAATAATAACAGTACCATGAATAGCATTATTTTTTACTTGTGAAGTTTGAATCGGAAATTTTATATATTCTTTCAAAATATGTGGTCCAACTTCTGCAAATGTTATTTTATCTGCAGCGAGTTTTCCACCAGTATAAGCAAATACATCTCGGCCATAAAAAGTGTGAGATTTTTCTGAGTTTTCTAATCTATTTTTGGTTTCATCAATTTCTCTAATTTCTTTAATTCCATAAGCAGCAGCTATATTTGTCAACGTTCCGTTGTCCGGAGTTACAATAAAGTAACCATTATTAGTTTCAGCTACAATAGATTTTCTAGAAGTACCTACCCCCGGATCTACTACAGATACAAAAACAGTCCCTTTAGGATAGTATTGCATTACTTGGTATAATCTGTACGAAGCTTCCTGAACATTAAATGCTTCAACATTATGCGATAAATCTGAAATAGTTAAACTGGGATCAACAGTATAAATTACGCCTTTCATAGTGCTCACAGCACCATCGGTTAAACCAAAATCAGTCATAAGAACGACTGGCGCTTTTGCCATAGCTACATTTCCAAAAACAAAAATTAAACAAGCAGAAAGTAATTTACTTCCTTTTAAAACTTGTTGTTTTAAATTACTAAACATGTTTACACCCTCCCAAAAGAAAACGATATAATTATAAAATATTTAAGGAAATTTTATGAAAATTAAAGTGCGATTTATTATTAAAAAACAATATTAACAGAACATAAATTTCAGCTAAATATATTTTACATAAATCTCTTTACACTTTATTTTTTTTATTCGTCAAGGTTAAATTTTCAAAAAATAAAACTATATAAAATCTTAGCTTTACAAGAATAACTTTCTGATCCAATATCATTAAAAATTGATCGGGAGGTGATTCTGTATGAAACATGAAAATCGTTCCTTGGGTTTAGTTAATTATCATTCTATCCAATACTTCAGTCGTGACTTAAAAAGCTGTGTTGAGTGGCACAAAAAAACATTTGGTTTTGAAGAAATAGCTCAATCAAGTGAAAATTGGGAAAAACGACATGGAATGCGTTCAGTTGTGCTTAGAGGAGCTGGAAGTATCGGCTGGATAATTACAGAACCTATTGAAAAAAATTCTACTGCAGGGAGATATCTTTCCACACACCCAGATGGTGTTGCCTTTCTAAATTTCAAAGTAAAAAATTTAAAAAAAACAGTTGAATTTTTAGCTGATAAAAAAGCGGCTTTCTTATATGAAATTGAAAATCATAAATCTTTAAATGATGGTTATTGGTATGAAACTGCCATCGCTACTGCGTTAGATGATGTAGGTTTTAGATTCATTGAAGAATCACAATACGATCAATTTGCTCCTGGATTTAAATGGATTAATCAAGAAAAAAATAAACATAATTCTTTTGGATTAGATTTAGGAATAGATCATGTTACTTGTAATGGACGTTCAATGCATGCAATTACTGAGTTTTATCGCCATTGTTTAGGCTTTGAACAGTATTGGGGCATAGAATTTCATACTAACCACCACAAGCCAGATTTAGGTACAGGCTCTGGTTTAGAAAGTATTGTTATGTGGGATAAAGAAAGTGGTATTAAATTTGCCACAAACCAGCCATTAGCACCATATTTTAATAATTCTCAAATTCAAATATATGTTGAAGATAATAGAGGTTCTGGAGTTCAACATATTGCATTTGGCACAAAAAATATCATAGATACGGTGAGCAAAATAAGAAATAAAGGTGCCGTTTTCCTAGAAGCTTCTGATAAATATTACGAACAACTTCCTGCAAGAATGTCTGCCATGAAACTCGATAAAATCAAGGAACCATTTAATATTATTAAAGAAAATAACATTTTACTCGATGGATCTAACAGTAAATATTTACTCCAAATTTTCATGAAGGAACAATCTGTTCAATTACAGAAAAAAGAAGCAGGGCCCTTCTTCTATGAAATTATTCAACGAGAAGGTGATGAAAGTTTTGGTGAAGGAAACTTTAAAGCTTTGTTTGATAGCATTGAAAAACAACAAGTATCTGAAAATAGACAAGAAATGAGGGAAAGAGTAGATTCTCTCTGCTAGCAGCAATTTTTTTAAAAAGCACTTGCGTAGGTTCTACACAAATGTTACAGGTCACCTTCTGTATTAGAGAAGTTTCATTCTTCTCAAACTAAATGAGGAGTTTAAAATGGGTAAGAAAGATAACCGTCGTACGTTTAAAATGAAAAGAAAAAAAGCTCAAGCTGCTAAAAAAGCACGTGTAAGAGCTAAAATAGTAGCTGGTAAAGCAACTTCTAAAAAGACTGGTATAAAGAAGTAATTTCTTTATTAAAAAACGGAGAGATGGCCGAGTGGCTTAAGGCGGCGGTCTTGAAAACCGTTGTAGGTGCGAGCCTACCGGGGGTTCGAATCCCTCTCTCTCCGCCATTCTTCTTTCCTAACAAAAATTCCCTCTTATAAATAAAGTAAATATCATTTGTAATGTTAAAAACATTTGAAATAATTATTACTACATACATTCAACTCGTTTTGTATTAATATAGGAATATTATAGTTTTTTACAAAGAATATTTTAGCCAGCAACTGACTATCAAAAAAAATAAAGAGCAAATTAGAATTAAACTTAGGTATGTATAAATTTCGAAGCATAGAAGTAACTAAGTAAGAAATTATCATCGTTTTTTAATTCTTAATACACCTGTTCTAATCAAAATAATTAAAATCCTTTTCAATTTCTCTTCCGTTTTAAAAGATGAATTATTTATTAAGGATTTCCTTACATAACTATAGCAACCTATATAAAAAATCCATTTTTTTAAGCAAAAATAGAAGAATACTCATTACTAAATGAAGATCTTCTGTTTATTTATTTTAGTTATTTTAGTTATTTTATAGATTTGAGAAATTTACAAACGATACTCTTATAAAAAAATAAAATTACTTATTTTAATTTTTTTTATAATTATAAATTATGATAAATTAATTTTATTTTTTAATTTTGGTGTGCTATTAAAAATCTGAGCTTATTTCTAGGCTCAAAAAAACCTTATTTTTATCCAATTTTTTTTAATTCAATAGTCTCCATTTTATTTTTTATGGTTTTTTCGTTTATTTATTTCTTAATTTTTTATAAAAGGTTGATACTATGTCAATTTTGAAACAAATTTCTAAGCGTAAAATAATATACACTTCAATAGCATTATTTATTACATCTACAGCCTCAGCTGCAATCCCTATAATTCCAATTCTTTTTTGGGGAATTGTTGCAGGGGCTGCGACTTCTACTGGTCTTGGTATTTATTGCGTAGCATCAGATGCTTGCTCAAGCAGCTCTAAGAAAAAAGATAAATTAAATTCTACAACTACTTCAAAAACACCTGCTACAACTACTTCAAAAACACCTGCTACAACTACTTCAAAAACACCTGCTACAACTACGACTCCACAATTTATTCAGCCGCAAATTCCAATAACTGCCGTAGGGTGTACCGTTCTAGTCAGACCACACGCAATCAGCGTTCTTATTTCACAAGCTGCTAACGAACAAATTGAGGTTAACATTCAAAATATTGAGGCAATGGATACAGATCATAGAGAAGAGGCTATTGTGCGTACGCTTAAAGAACTACGAACAAATGCTTGTTATTTACATTCGTTAGTCGGTCGGACGGTTCCACTTGCGAGTTTGGAAAATAATGCTCCAAATATTCCTGAATATTCTGAAACTATCTTTCGATCTACAGGAATCTTAAATAGAATGCTCATTGCTCAAAGAAGGCTATCCCAACTTTTTGGGGAAAGACAATGGACAACTTCAATAAATTCAGAGATGACTTCAATTTCTAATTACTTAACGAGATCCTATTCAGAAGTTACAAATTACCTACATCAAAGGTTTCCGCGTACTTTAAATTTTGAAATTACTCAAAGAGCTACACCTGCTTTAATAAATTTTAGAAATGATCTTCTAGCAAATAGACTTGATGCTTTAACTGATTTTTTTGCTCATAATGCACTTAGAATCGCTAGAACACGTTATCAGCAAGGATTGGCAACCGGGGAAATCATCTCCGATGAAGTTCAAGGCGGATTTACAGTTCGTATAAACACTATGTTGGATAATACAGATGCGGGACTGATAAATATTTTACGTAGCCATGCAAGACCTTTATTAGAAAACCAAACGCGTGCAAGATTAGCTGATTGGCAGAGCGTTCAGAATACCTTGGAAGAAGTGGTAACAGATACTTATGATCAAGTTTTCTCTCGTATTACTTGCATAAATACCGTTGCAACTGCTGCTTTGCATCAAACATGCCGCGAAAATAATGTACATAGATATTCTTCTGAATTAAATAAATAACATATAAATAAAGTGATGATCTTGAATTTTTATCCAAATCAAAAATATTTTGTCTTTTAATACAAATCTCAGTATATAACTATGCAAAGACACCAAACGTAAATTTTTTAATTTTTATATTTAATTCTCTTATTATTATTTTTTAATTCCCAAAATTTCAAGTCTTTCTAATTACCTACATTGATTCTTCCGAATTCAATATATTACTTATAAATTCTTATATGTGTATGTATTTTGAAATGGAATTTTTTAAAAATCTAAATTTTAATATACATTTATATTATCTCAATCTAATAATTTTCTTTAATAATTCTAAACTTTTCTAACAAAATTAAATTTCTAATAATATTTTTATTTCCTACAGATGTTATTAATCTCAAACATTCTATTTTATTGTTGTAAAAAAATAATAGTTCAAATACTTCTCAACTATAAAAGAAATTTATTTATTCGCTTCATTTAATCTTATACTTAAAATATCTTATTTTTTAAATGTAAAATTCTAATTTTATTTAAAAAAGTATTTAACTTATATGATAAATTGAAATAGATTTTTCTTTCTAAATCTGAAAATAATGAGCTTTCAAAAATTAATATATTTTCATCAGGTTTAAGAGTCGAATTCACTTTTTCTTTATATTAAGATAAATCTTTATTTTTCTT of Pigmentibacter sp. JX0631 contains these proteins:
- a CDS encoding S-adenosyl-l-methionine hydroxide adenosyltransferase family protein, whose translation is MFSNLKQQVLKGSKLLSACLIFVFGNVAMAKAPVVLMTDFGLTDGAVSTMKGVIYTVDPSLTISDLSHNVEAFNVQEASYRLYQVMQYYPKGTVFVSVVDPGVGTSRKSIVAETNNGYFIVTPDNGTLTNIAAAYGIKEIREIDETKNRLENSEKSHTFYGRDVFAYTGGKLAADKITFAEVGPHILKEYIKFPIQTSQVKNNAIHGTVIILDGDYGNLWTNISPENLKQIGAEVGKQIQVEILDKKDKVIYRKKIHYGNTFGDVKVGSEVSYLNSLGNFAIAINQGNFAKKYNIKPEFKIIVKM
- a CDS encoding VOC family protein, which codes for MKHENRSLGLVNYHSIQYFSRDLKSCVEWHKKTFGFEEIAQSSENWEKRHGMRSVVLRGAGSIGWIITEPIEKNSTAGRYLSTHPDGVAFLNFKVKNLKKTVEFLADKKAAFLYEIENHKSLNDGYWYETAIATALDDVGFRFIEESQYDQFAPGFKWINQEKNKHNSFGLDLGIDHVTCNGRSMHAITEFYRHCLGFEQYWGIEFHTNHHKPDLGTGSGLESIVMWDKESGIKFATNQPLAPYFNNSQIQIYVEDNRGSGVQHIAFGTKNIIDTVSKIRNKGAVFLEASDKYYEQLPARMSAMKLDKIKEPFNIIKENNILLDGSNSKYLLQIFMKEQSVQLQKKEAGPFFYEIIQREGDESFGEGNFKALFDSIEKQQVSENRQEMRERVDSLC
- a CDS encoding dipeptide ABC transporter ATP-binding protein, with protein sequence MTADNILQIKNLIKYFPIHGGLFGKEIAKVHAVDDVSFSLGKGKTLGLVGESGCGKSTLGRAILRLIEPTSGTIIFNGKDITQLSQKELRHLRKEFQIVFQDPFASLNPRMSIREILSEPFEIHKLYTNKNERELKIISLLKEVGLNPEFIDRYPHEFSGGQRQRIGIARAISLNPKIIICDEPVSALDVSIQSQILNLMMDLRDKYHLSYIFIAHDLSVIEHISDDVAVMYLGKIVEYTSSDNLYSKPLHPYTKALISSIPKHDIVEKRKRQVIQGDIPSPINPPSGCRFHTRCPFAKEICSQKIPELKNMGTENSPHFVSCHFTKELSDKTI